In the Chryseobacterium scophthalmum genome, one interval contains:
- the argS gene encoding arginine--tRNA ligase, with product MNIKDIIEQKLVEVILNVYQLKDIKLEIQENKTEFEGDFTIVTFPLVKQLKKNPESIGVELGEGLTTQTELLESFNVVKGFLNVKVKNQFFVDQFKTVSEQFFNIEKKNATVMVEYSSPNTNKPLHLGHIRNNLLGFSVAQILKEAGYDVIKSQIINDRGIHICKSMLAWEKFGKGETPNAETKGDKFVGNYYVKFDQEYKKEIAELIANGSTEDQAKKDAPLMKEAQQMLLDWENGDEKVRNLWSEMNSWVYDGFNQTYKRLGVDFDQVQYESNTYILGKDLIQEGLDKGVLYQKEDGSVWCDLTAEGLDEKLLLRSDGTSVYMTQDLGTAVQRFKENDIQKLIYTVGNEQDYHFQVLFKILGKLGYSWADQLYHLSYGMVELPNGKMKSREGTVVDADDLMQEMYNEAKLKAIEQGRLEGLTDEEKEISYEVIGQAALKYFMLKVDPKKKMLFNPEESIDFNGNTGPFILYTYARIQSLLIKANYLNREIAEVELNQHEKEVIMQLANYKSVVERASESLSPALVANYLYDLVKSYNSFYQSNIILKLEDEDLKQFRLNLSNLTAQTIKKSLSLLGIGTVNRM from the coding sequence ATGAATATTAAAGATATAATAGAACAAAAACTGGTAGAGGTTATTCTTAACGTCTATCAGTTGAAAGATATAAAACTTGAAATCCAGGAAAATAAAACTGAGTTTGAGGGAGATTTTACCATCGTTACTTTTCCTTTGGTAAAACAATTAAAGAAAAATCCTGAAAGCATTGGGGTAGAATTGGGAGAAGGATTAACAACTCAGACCGAATTGCTGGAAAGCTTTAACGTGGTAAAAGGATTTTTAAATGTAAAAGTTAAAAACCAATTCTTTGTAGATCAGTTTAAAACGGTTTCTGAACAGTTTTTTAATATAGAAAAGAAAAATGCAACTGTAATGGTGGAATATTCTTCACCGAATACCAACAAACCATTGCATTTGGGTCATATCAGAAATAACTTATTAGGTTTTTCTGTCGCTCAGATTCTTAAAGAAGCTGGGTATGATGTTATAAAAAGTCAGATTATTAATGACAGAGGAATTCATATCTGTAAATCGATGTTGGCTTGGGAAAAATTTGGAAAAGGAGAAACACCGAATGCAGAAACGAAAGGAGATAAATTTGTAGGAAACTACTATGTAAAATTTGACCAGGAATACAAAAAAGAAATAGCTGAACTTATTGCGAATGGAAGCACTGAAGATCAGGCTAAAAAAGATGCTCCTTTAATGAAAGAAGCTCAACAAATGCTTTTGGATTGGGAAAATGGTGATGAAAAAGTAAGAAATCTTTGGAGCGAAATGAACTCTTGGGTTTATGATGGTTTCAATCAGACTTACAAAAGATTGGGCGTAGATTTCGATCAGGTTCAGTATGAAAGCAATACTTATATTTTAGGAAAAGACCTTATTCAGGAAGGTTTAGATAAAGGTGTTCTGTATCAGAAAGAAGACGGTTCGGTTTGGTGTGATTTAACGGCTGAAGGTTTAGACGAAAAACTTTTGCTTCGTTCAGACGGAACTTCTGTGTATATGACCCAAGATTTGGGAACAGCGGTTCAGCGTTTTAAAGAAAACGATATTCAGAAACTTATTTATACAGTAGGAAACGAACAGGATTATCATTTCCAGGTTTTATTTAAAATTTTAGGGAAATTAGGATATTCTTGGGCAGATCAGTTGTACCATTTATCTTATGGAATGGTAGAACTTCCAAACGGAAAAATGAAATCTCGTGAAGGAACAGTTGTCGATGCTGACGATTTGATGCAGGAAATGTATAATGAAGCAAAATTAAAAGCAATTGAGCAAGGAAGATTAGAGGGTCTTACCGACGAAGAAAAAGAAATTTCTTATGAGGTTATTGGTCAGGCTGCATTGAAATATTTCATGCTGAAAGTAGATCCAAAGAAAAAAATGCTTTTCAATCCTGAAGAAAGTATTGATTTTAATGGAAATACAGGACCGTTTATTTTATACACTTATGCTCGTATTCAATCGTTGTTGATTAAAGCAAATTATTTGAATAGAGAAATTGCTGAGGTAGAATTAAATCAGCATGAAAAAGAAGTAATTATGCAATTGGCAAATTATAAATCTGTTGTTGAAAGAGCATCTGAATCATTAAGTCCAGCTTTAGTTGCAAATTATCTTTATGATTTAGTAAAATCTTACAATTCATTCTATCAAAGCAATATAATTCTAAAACTTGAAGATGAAGATTTAAAACAATTCCGTTTGAATTTATCAAATCTCACTGCACAAACAATAAAGAAATCATTAAGCTTACTGGGAATAGGAACCGTAAACAGAATGTAA
- a CDS encoding YihY/virulence factor BrkB family protein produces the protein MLKELKFFWETVKETFTEWNNSSASNDSASLAYYAIFSIPGLLIIIIWIAGYFFGEEAIRGQISTQISGLMGQDVAKSIQDMIAGALIDKENIFMKIVGIGSLVYGSTTLFFQLQKSLNNLWDVEAAPKKALVKFLLDRANSLGMILILGFLLMITMVLSSLIGLFNNFITTYFGLETYIIVEIINFTVGFLVIVVLFALMFKVLPDVEISWKSVWKGALLTAALFTLGKFLLSLYFGQFKPTSAFGTAGTVILIMMWINYSCMLIFFGAEFTKVYTYRKGYKIVPSKHAKWSSAKLYRESQIQNEAQV, from the coding sequence ATGCTAAAAGAACTCAAATTTTTCTGGGAAACCGTAAAAGAAACATTTACAGAATGGAATAATTCATCTGCTTCCAATGACTCAGCAAGTTTGGCTTATTATGCCATTTTCTCAATTCCGGGATTGTTGATCATTATTATCTGGATCGCAGGATATTTTTTTGGTGAAGAAGCCATTCGCGGACAAATCAGTACTCAGATTAGCGGATTGATGGGACAAGATGTTGCCAAAAGCATTCAGGATATGATTGCAGGAGCGCTCATCGATAAAGAAAATATTTTTATGAAAATTGTAGGAATTGGGTCATTGGTTTACGGTTCCACTACCCTATTTTTTCAGTTGCAGAAGTCTTTAAATAACCTTTGGGATGTAGAAGCAGCTCCGAAAAAAGCTTTGGTAAAATTTCTTTTAGACCGAGCCAATTCTTTGGGTATGATTTTAATTTTAGGATTTTTACTGATGATCACAATGGTTTTATCCTCATTAATCGGGCTTTTTAATAATTTTATCACGACCTATTTCGGTCTTGAAACGTATATCATTGTAGAAATTATTAATTTCACCGTAGGTTTTTTAGTTATTGTCGTCCTTTTTGCATTGATGTTTAAAGTACTTCCCGATGTAGAAATCAGTTGGAAATCGGTTTGGAAAGGAGCTTTACTTACTGCAGCTCTTTTTACTTTAGGTAAATTTTTGCTGAGCCTTTACTTCGGTCAGTTTAAACCTACCTCAGCTTTCGGAACTGCTGGAACGGTGATTTTAATTATGATGTGGATCAATTATTCGTGTATGCTGATTTTCTTCGGTGCAGAATTTACGAAAGTATATACTTATCGAAAAGGATACAAGATTGTTCCTTCTAAACATGCTAAATGGAGCAGTGCAAAACTCTATCGAGAAAGCCAGATTCAAAACGAAGCTCAGGTTTAA